A DNA window from Argiope bruennichi chromosome X2, qqArgBrue1.1, whole genome shotgun sequence contains the following coding sequences:
- the LOC129960541 gene encoding uncharacterized protein LOC129960541 isoform X1: protein MDEVNDFYITLPSNSSMDYFPKNTQASFRTKLSRPIILTGEWEVGLSEIFVPRTWFNIGNHNNKYSITYEETKLVEKDFLEYSIRIKIEQGTSDEDIIDNINQSIEAICGHFVSFELDHKNMNILIAPNYELHLTAADSPRLLTMLNLPREDRVIKTSESFMYRKPSKTNKDNIFKIIARNMKRHFIIRVTRFNHKYTDMNNIHHELFQHINHNLMQTGIGGAADFIFDFKEDKVEITVQKNVELEFRLLYAPLFMRMLGMTKDIVLTGRTLHVLQKIERPPMNEYFRVSITDKPTIPVKIKKTEDMELQVGFYKNSEQLFGSFKHLAFNHLANNKIKIHIPENSTLTLQEGLRDLLGFKESTLNGGTHISDYQLELDGGITEIYVYSDIIESHFVGDTIAPLLRIIPVMSKKEDQIVINYQRPLYFPLRKNYIDCIEIELRSSSGDGIIFTSGKSLLVLSFRRRTL from the coding sequence ATGGATGAAGTGAACGATTTTTACATTACGCTTCCCAGCAACTCTAGCATGGATTACTTTCCAAAAAATACGCAAGCATCATTCAGAACGAAATTATCTCGTCCAATAATACTAACTGGTGAATGGGAAGTTGGTTTATCAGAAATATTCGTTCCTCGAACCTGGTTCAACATcggaaatcataataataaatattcgataACTTACGAGGAAACAAAATTGGTGGAAAAGGATTTTCTGGAATActcaatcagaataaaaattgaacaggGAACTTCTGATGAGGATATAATCGATAACATTAACCAAAGTATTGAAGCAATATGTGGACATTTCGTCTCTTTCGAATTGGATCACAAGAATATGAATATACTTATTGCTCCGAATTATGAACTACACTTGACAGCTGCTGATTCACCAAGATTGTTAACTATGTTAAACTTACCTAGAGAGGATAGAGTTATAAAAACATCGGAAAGTTTTATGTACAGAAAACCATCAAAGACAAACAaagacaatattttcaaaattatcgctCGAAATATGAAAAGGCATTTTATAATTCGCGTCACCAGGTTTAATCATAAGTATACTGATATGAACAACATACATCACGAACTCTTTCAGCATATAAATCATAATCTAATGCAGACCGGTATAGGAGGTGCAGCGGATTTTATATTCGACTTTAAAGAAGATAAAGTAGAAATAACGGTTCAAAAGAATGTTGAACTCGAGTTTAGGTTATTATATGCCCCGTTGTTTATGCGAATGTTGGGCATGACGAAAGATATTGTTTTAACGGGTAGAACGTTAcatgttttgcaaaaaattgaaagGCCTCCTATGAACGAATACTTCCGCGTGAGCATTACGGATAAACCAACAATtcctgtgaaaattaaaaaaacagaggaTATGGAACTACAAGTCGGATTTTATAAAAACTCAGAGCAGTTGTTTGGATCTTTTAAACACCTTGCTTTTAATCATTTAGCGAACAATAAGATCAAAATTCATATACCAGAAAATTCAACTCTGACTTTACAAGAAGGATTAAGAGATCTTTTAGGTTTCAAAGAATCCACATTAAATGGCGGAACTCATATATCTGACTATCAATTGGAGTTAGATGGAGGAATCACCGAAATTTATGTCTATAGTGATATCATAGAATCGCACTTTGTAGGGGATACAATTGCTCCTTTACTCCGTATTATTCCTGTTATGTCGAAAAAAGAAGaccaaatagtaataaattatcaaagacCGCTGTATTTTCCTTTGCGCAAAAATTATATCGATTGCATAGAAATC